From Besnoitia besnoiti strain Bb-Ger1 chromosome X, whole genome shotgun sequence, one genomic window encodes:
- a CDS encoding hypothetical protein (encoded by transcript BESB_016050): MAVQQALCTPDTLGQCRRSAKKFRLPTLALLALFALLCFGSPLVQGGGTDDDEYDGAMERVLDLALELLEERPIDMTVLINAATKCCVRGKFEKRFRAIVLRAVNELGERVDVDDVHEELLDHVRRRHWIYRGNASDPTLATYNELRSRTTDKHYFDED, from the coding sequence ATGGCGGTTCAGCAAGCCCTTTGCACCCCCGACACACTTGGGCAGTGCCGGAGATCGGCGAAGAAATTCCGCCTTCCAACTTTGGCTCTGCTTGCGCTATTCGCTTTATTGTGTTTCGGCAGCCCTCTGGTGCAGGGCGGTGGAACTGACGACGACGAGTACGATGGAGCGATGGAGCGCGTCCTCGATTTGGCGCTGGAGTTGCTCGAAGAGCGGCCTATTGACATGACTGTACTCATCAACGCCGCGACGAAATGCTGTGTGCGCGGAAAATTTGAAAAACGCTTCCGGGCTATTGTCTTGAGAGCTGTGAACGAGTTAGGGGAGCGGGTCGACGTTGACGACGTCcacgaggagctgctggaTCACGTCAGACGCAGGCACTGGATCTACAGAGGCAACGCCAGCGACCCCACTCTGGCCACCTACAATGAGCTCAGAAGCCGAACCACAGACAAGCACTATTTCGACGAAGATTAA